One genomic segment of Capricornis sumatraensis isolate serow.1 chromosome X, serow.2, whole genome shotgun sequence includes these proteins:
- the MED12 gene encoding mediator of RNA polymerase II transcription subunit 12 produces the protein MAAFGILSYEHRPLKRPRLGPPDVYPQDPKQKEDELTALNVKQGFNNQPAVSGDEHGTAKNVNFNPAKISSNFSSIIAEKLRCNTLPDIGRRKPQVNQKDNFWLVTARSQSAINTWFTDLAGTKPLTQLAKKVPIFSKKEEVFGYLAKYTVPVMRAAWLIKMTCAYYAAISETKVKKRHIDPFTEWTQIITKCLWEQLQKMAEYYRPGPAGSGGCGSTIGPLPHDVEMAIRQWDYNEKLAMFMFQDGMLDRHEFLTWVLECFEKIRPGEDELLKLLLPLLLRYSGEFVQSAYLSRRLAYFCTRRLALQLDGVSSHSSHVMSAQSTSTLPTTPAPQPPTSSTPSTPFSDLLMCPQHRPLVFGLSCILQTILLCCPSALVWHYSLTDSRIKTGSPLDHLPIAPSNLPMPEGNSAFTQQVRAKLREIEQQIKERGQAVEVRWSFDKCQEATAGFTIGRVLHTLEVLDSHSFERSDFSNSLDSLCNRIFGLGPSKDGHEISSDDDAVVSLLCEWAVSCKRSGRHRAMVVAKLLEKRQAEIEAERCGESEAADEKGSIASGSLSAPSAPIFQDVLLQFLDTQAPMLTDPRSESERVEFFNLVLLFCELIRHDVFSHNMYTCTLISRGDLAFGAPGPRPPSPFDDPADDPERKEAEGSSSSKLEDPGLSESMDIDPSSSVLFEDMEKPDFSLFSPTMPCEGKGSPSPEKPDVEKEVKPPPKEKLEGTLGVLYDQPRHVQYATHFPIPQEESCSHECNQRLVVLFGVGKQRDDARHAIKKITKDILKVLNRKGTAETDQLAPIVPLNPGDLTFLGGEDGQKRRRNRPEAFPTAEDIFAKFQHLSHYDQHQVTAQVSRNVLEQITSFALGMSYHLPLVQHVQFIFDLMEYSLSISGLIDFAIQLLNELSVVEAELLLKSSDLVGSYTTSLCLCIVAVLRHYHACLILNQDQMAQVFEGLCGVVKHGMNRSDGSSAERCILAYLYDLYTSCSHLKSKFGELFSDFCSKVKNTIYCNVEPSESNMRWAPEFMIDTLENPAAHTFTYTGLGKSLSENPANRYSFVCNALMHVCVGHHDSDRVNDIAILCAELTGYCKSLSAEWLGVLKALCCSSNNGTCGFNDLLCNVDVSDLSFHDSLATFVAILIARQCLLLEDLIRCAAIPSLLNAACSEQDSEPGARLTCRILLHLFKTPQLNPCQSDGNKPTVGIRSSCDRHLLAASQNRIVDGAVFAVLKAVFVLGDAELKGSGFTVTGGTEELPEEEGGGGSGSRRQGGRNISVETASLDVYAKYVLRSICQQEWVGERCLKSLCEDSNDLQDPVLSSAQAQRLMQLICYPHRLLDNEDGENPQRQRIKRILQNLDQWTMRQSSLELQLMIKQTPNNEMNSLLENIAKATIEVFQQSAETGSSSGNAASNMPSSSKTKPVLSSLERSGVWLVAPLIAKLPTSVQGHVLKAAGEELENGQHLDTSSRKERDRQKQKSMSLLSQQPFLSLVLTCLKGQDEQREGLLTSLYSQVHQIVTNWKDDHYLDDCKPKQLMHEALKLRLNLVGGMFDTVQRSTQQTTEWAVLLLEIIISGTVDMQSNNELFTTVLDMLSVLINGTLAADMSSISQGSMEENKRAYMNLVKKLRKELAERQSDSLEKVYQLLPLPKPTRDVITCEPQGSLIDTKGNKIAGFDSIFKKEGLQVSTKQKISPWDLFEGLKPSAPLSWGWFGTVRVDRRVARGEEQQRLLLYHTHLRPRPRAYYLEPLPLPPEDEEPPAPTLLEPEKKAPEPPKTDKPGAAPPSTEERKKKSTKGKKRSQPAVKTEDYGMGPGRSGPYGVTVPPDLLHHANPGSISHLSYRQSSIGLYTQNQPLPAGGPRVDPYRPVRLPVQKLATRSPYPGVLPTTMTGVMGLEPASYKTSVYRQQQPAVPQGQRLRQQLQAKISQGMLGQSSVHQMTPSSSYGLQTSQGYTPYVSHVGLQQHTGPAGTMVPPSYSSQPYQSTHPSTNPTLVDPTRHLQQRPSGYVHQQAPTYGHGLTSTQRFSHQTLQQTPMIGTMTSLGPQGVQAGIRSASILPEQQQQQQQQQQQQQQQQQQQQQQQQYHIRQQQQQQLLSSRQQQQQQQQQQQQQQQQQQQQQQQQAHQQQQQQAAPPQPQPQSQPQFQRQGLQQTQQQQQTAALVRQLQQQLSNTQPQPNTNIFGRY, from the exons ATGGCGGCCTTCGGGATCTTGAGCTACGAACACCGGCCCCTGAAGCGGCCGCGGCTGGGGCCTCCTGATGTGTACCCTCAAGATCCCAAACAGAAGGAG GATGAATTAACGGCCTTGAATGTAAAACAAGGTTTCAATAACCAGCCCGCTGTCTCTGGGGATGAACATGGCACTGCCAAGAATGTCAACTTTAATCCTGCCAAG ATCAGTTCCAACTTCAGCAGCATCATTGCAGAGAAGTTACGTTGTAACACCCTCCCTGACATTGGTAGAAGGAAGCCCCAAGTGAACCAGAAGGACAACTTCTGGCTGGTGACTGCACGATCCCAGAGTGCCATTAATACTTGGTTTACTGATCTGGCTGGCACCAAGCCACTCACACAACTAGCCAAAAAG GTCCCCATTTTCAGTAAGAAGGAAGAAGTGTTTGGGTATTTAGCCAAATACACAGTGCCTGTGATGCGGGCTGCCTGGCTCATTAAGATGACCTGTGCCTACTATGCAGCAATCTCAGAGACCAAGGTTAAGAAGAGACATATTGACCCCTTCACAG AATGGACTCAGATCATCACCAAGTGCTTATGGGAGCAGCTTCAAAAGATGGCTGAATACTACCGACCAGGGCCTGCTGGAAGTGGGGGCTGTGGCTCCACTATAGGGCCCTTACCCCATGATGTTGAGATGGCAATCCGGCAGTGGGACTACAACGAGAAGCTGGCCATGTTCATGTTTCAG GACGGAATGCTGGACAGACATGAGTTCCTGACCTGGGTACTTGAGTGTTTTGAGAAAATCCGTCCTGGAGAGGATGAATTGCTTAAACTGCTGCTGCCCCTGCTGCTTCGA TACTCTGGAGAGTTTGTTCAGTCTGCATACCTCTCCCGCCGCCTTGCCTACTTCTGTACACGGAGACTGGCCCTGCAGCTGGATGGTGTGAGCAGTCACTCATCTCATGTGATGTCTGCTCAGTCGACAAGCACACTGCCCACCACCCCTGCTCCTCAGCCCCCAACTAGCAGCACACCCTCTACACCCTTTAGTGACCTGCTTATGTGCCCTCAGCACCGGCCCCTAGTTTTTGGCCTCAGCTGTATCCTTCAG ACCATCCTGCTGTGTTGTCCTAGTGCCCTGGTTTGGCACTATTCACTGACTGATAGTCGAATCAAGACTGGCTCACCACTTGACCACCTGCCTATTGCCCCCTCCAACCTGCCCATGCCAGAGGGCAACAGTGCCTTCACTCAGCAG GTCCGTGCAAAGTTGCGGGAGATCGAGCAACAGATCAAGGAGCGAGGACAGGCCGTTGAGGTTCGCTGGTCTTTTGATAAGTGCCAGGAAGCTACTGCAG GCTTCACCATTGGACGAGTACTCCATACTTTGGAAGTGTTGGACAGCCATAGTTTTGAACGCTCTGACTTCAGCAACTCTCTCGATTCCCTCTGTAATCGAATCTTTGGATTGGGGCCTAGCAAGGATGGGCATGAG ATCTCCTCAGATGATGATGCAGTGGTATCATTACTGTGTGAATGGGCTGTCAGCTGCAAGCGTTCTGGTCGGCATCGTGCGATGGTGGTAGCCAagctgctggagaagagacaggcagAGATTGAGGCTGAG CGTTGTGGAGAATCGGAAGCTGCAGATGAGAAGGGTTCCATTGCCTCTGGCTCCCTTTCTGCTCCCAGTGCTCCCATTTTCCAAGATGTCCTCTTACAGTTTCTGGATACACAGGCTCCCATGCTGA cGGATCCCCGAAGTGAGAGTGAGCGAGTGGAATTCTTTAACTTGGTACTGCTGTTCTGTGAACTGATTCGACATGATGTTTTTTCCCACAACATGTACACTTGCACCCTCATCTCCCGAGGGGACCTTGCCTTCGGAGCCCCTGGTCCCCGGCCTCCCTCTCCCTTTGATGACCCAGCTGATGACCCAGAGCGCAAGGAGGctgagggcagcagcagcagcaagctggaG GATCCAGGACTCTCAGAGTCTATGGACATTGACCCTAGCTCCAGTGTGCTCTTTGAGGACATGGAGAAGCCTGATTTCTCA TTGTTTTCCCCCACTATGCCCTGTGAGGGGAAGGGCAGTCCATCCCCTGAGAAACCAGATGTTGAGAAGGAGGTGAAGCCCCCACCCAAGGAGAAGCTAGAAGGAACCCTTGGGGTTCTTTATGACCAGCCGCGGCATGTGCAGTATGCCACACACTTTCCCATCCCCCAG GAGGAGTCATGCAGCCATGAGTGCAACCAGCGGTTGGTCGTACTGTTTGGGGTGGGAAAGCAGCGAGATGATGCCCGCCATGCCATCAAGAAAATTACCAAGGATATCCTGAAGGTTCTGAACCGCAAGGGGACAGCAGAAACTG ACCAGCTTGCTCCTATTGTGCCTCTGAATCCTGGAGACCTGACATTCTTAG GTGGGGAGGATGGACAGAAGCGGCGACGAAACCGACCTGAAGCTTTTCCCACTGCCGAGGATATCTTTGCTAAGTTCCAGCACCTTTCACATTATGACCAACACCAGGTCACGGCTCAG GTCTCCCGGAATGTTCTGGAGCAGATCACGAGCTTTGCCCTTGGCATGTCGTACCACTTGCCTCTGGTGCAGCATGTGCAGTTTATCTTCGACCTCATGGAATATTCACTCAGCATCAGTGGCCTCATCGACTTTGCTATTCAG CTGCTGAATGAACTGAGTGTAGTCGAGGCCGAACTGCTTCTCAAATCCTCAGATCTGGTGGGCAGCTACACCACCAGCCTGTGCCTGTGCATCGTGGCTGTCCTGCGCCACTATCACGCCTGCCTCATCCTCAACCAGGACCAGATGGCACAGGTCTTTGAGGG GCTGTGTGGCGTAGTTAAGCATGGGATGAACCGGTCCGATGGTTCCTCTGCAGAACGCTGTATCCTTGCATATCTCTATGATCTGTACACCTCCTGTAGCCATTTAAAGAGCAAATTTGGGGAACTCTTCAG TGACTTCTGCTCCAAGGTGAAGAACACCATCTACTGCAATGTGGAGCCGTCAGAGTCCAACATGCGCTGGGCACCTGAGTTCATGATCGACACTTTAGAGAACCCCGCTGCTCACACCTTCACCTACACGGGGCTAGGCAAGAGTCTTAGTGAGAACCCTGCTAACCGCTACAGCTTTGTCTGCAATGCCCTTATGCACGTCTGTGTGGGGCACCATGATTCGGATAG GGTGAATGACATCGCCATCCTGTGTGCAGAGCTGACCGGCTATTGCAAGTCACTGAGTGCAGAGTGGCTGGGAGTGCTTAAGGCCTTGTGCTGCTCCTCTAACAATGGCACTTGTGGTTTCAACGACCTCCTCTGCAATGTAGAT GTCAGTGACCTGTCTTTTCACGACTCCCTGGCCACTTTTGTTGCCATCCTCATCGCTCGGCAGTGTTTGCTCCTGGAGGATCTGATTCGCTGTGCGGCCATCCCTTCACTCCTTAATGCTG CTTGCAGTGAACAGGACTCTGAGCCAGGGGCCCGGCTTACCTGCCGCATCCTCCTCCACCTTTTCAAGACACCTCAACTCAATCCTTGCCAATCGGATGGAA ACAAGCCTACTGTAGGAATCCGCTCCTCCTGTGACCGCCACCTGCTGGCTGCCTCCCAGAACCGCATCGTGGATGGAGCTGTGTTTGCTGTTCTCAAGGCTGTGTTTGTACTTG GGGATGCGGAACTGAAGGGTTCGGGCTTCACTGTGACAGGAGGAACAGAAGAACttccagaggaggagggaggaggtggcAGTGGCAGTCGGAGGCAGGGTGGCCGCAATATCTCTGTGGAGACAGCCAGTCTGGATGTCTATGCCAAGTACGTGCTACGCAGCATCTGCCAGCAG GAATGGGTAGGAGAACGTTGCCTTAAATCGCTGTGTGAAGACAGCAATGACCTGCAAGACCCAGTGTTGAGCAGTGCCCAGGCCCAGCGCCTCATGCAGCTTATCTGCTACCCACATCGGCTGCTGGACAACGAGGATGGGGAAAACCCACAGCGGCAACGCATTAAGCGTATTCTCCAG AACTTGGACCAGTGGACCATGCGCCAGTCTTCGTTGGAACTACAGCTCATGATCAAGCAGACCCCTAACAAT GAGATGAACTCCCTCTTAGAGAACATCGCCAAGGCCACAATCGAGGTTTTCCAACAGTCTGCAGAGACAGGGTCATCTTCTGGAAATGCTGCAAGCAACATGCCCAGCAGCAGCAAGACCAAGCCTGTGCTCAG CTCCCTAGAACGCTCGGGTGTATGGCTGGTGGCTCCTCTCATTGCCAAACTGCCCACCTCAGTCCAGGGGCATGTGTTAAAGGCTGCTGGGGAAGAATTGGAGAACGGCCAGCACCTGGACACCTCTTCCCGCAAAGAACGTGATCGACAAAAGCAGAAGAG CATGTCCCTGTTGAGCCAGCAGCCCTTCTTATCCCTGGTGCTGACATGTCTGAAGGGGCAGGATGAGCAGCGTGAGGGACTCCTTACCTCCCTCTACAGCCAGGTCCACCAG ATTGTGACTAACTGGAAAGATGACCATTATTTAGACGATTGCAAACCAAAGCAGCTAATGCATGAGGCGCTCAAACTGCGGCTCAACCTG GTGGGGGGCATGTTTGACACAGTGCAGCGCAGCACCCAGCAGACCACGGAGTGGGCTGTGCTCCTCCTGGAGATCATCATCAGCGGCACTGTCGACATGCAGTCCAACAA CGAGCTCTTCACCACTGTCCTGGACATGCTAAGCGTGCTCATCAATGGGACCCTAGCTGCAGACATGTCCAGCATCTCCCAGGGCAGCATGGAGGAAAACAAACGTGCCTACATGAACCTGGTGAAGAAGCTGCGG AAAGAGTTGGCGGAACGCCAGTCGGATAGTCTGGAAAAAGTTTACCAGCTGCTGCCACTGCCCAAACCGACTCGAGATGTGATCACGTGTGAGCCCCAGGGCTCCCTTATTGACACCAAGGGCAACAAGATTGCTGGCTTCGACTCCATCTTCAAGAAGGAG GGTCTTCAGGTTTCCACCAAACAAAAGATCTCTCCCTGGGATCTTTTTGAGGGCTTGAAGCCATCAGCGCCACTGTCTTGGGGCTGGTTTGGAACAGTCCGGGTGGACCGGCGCGTGGCCCGTGGAGAGGAGCAGCAGCGACTGCTGCTGTACCACACACACCTGAGGCCCCGGCCCCGCGCCTACTACCTGGAGCCACTGCCACTGCCTCCAGAAGATGAGgaaccccctgcccccaccctgctaGAGCCTGAGAAAAAGGCTCCAGAGCCCCCCAAAACTGACAAACCTGGAGCTGCTCCACCCAGCACTGAGGAACGCAAGAAGAAGTCCACCAAGGGCAAGAAGCGCAGCCAGCCTGCCGTCAAGACAGAA GACTATGGAATGGGCCCAGGCCGAAGTGGCCCCTACGGAGTGACAGTACCTCCAGACCTCCTGCACCATGCCAACCCTGGCTCCATCTCCCACCTTAGCTACAGGCAGAGCTCCATAGGCCTCTACACCCAGAACCAGCCACTGCCAGCAG GTGGCCCCCGCGTGGATCCATACCGCCCCGTGCGGTTACCAGTGCAGAAGCTGGCTACCCGCTCACCTTACCCTGGAGTGCTGCCCACGACCATGACTGGTGTCATGGGACTGGAACCTGCCTCCTACAAGACGTCTGTGTACCGACAGCAGCAGCCTGCAGTGCCCCAAGGACAGCGCCTTCGCCAACAGCTCCAGGCAAAGATA AGTCAAGGGATGTTGGGACAGTCATCTGTCCATCAGATGACTCCCAGTTCTTCGTACGGTTTGCAGACCTCCCAG ggCTATACTCCTTATGTTTCTCATGTGGGATTGCAGCAACACACAGGCCCTGCAGGTACCATGGTGCCCCCCAGCTACTCCAGCCAGCCTTACCAGAGCACCCACCCTTCTACCAATCCTACTCTTGTAGATCCTACTCGCCACCTGCAGCAGCGGCCCAGTGGCTATGTGCACCAGCAGGCACCAACCTATGGACATGGGCTGACCTCCACTCAAAG